A stretch of the Mycobacterium sp. ITM-2016-00317 genome encodes the following:
- the cmk gene encoding (d)CMP kinase, which yields MTPSLVIAIDGPAGTGKSTVARGLATALHARYLDTGAMYRIVTLGVLRAGVDLADAAAIGAVAQDIELAVGSDPAEDRSYLSGEDVSAEIRGDAVTKAVSAVSAVPAVRTRLVALQRELASAPGNVVVEGRDIGTVVLPDADVKIFLTASAEERARRRNDQNVAAGLPGDYEAVLADVKRRDHLDSTRAVSPLRAADDAVVVDTSAMNQAEVVTYLTELVEQKASVTR from the coding sequence GTGACACCGTCCCTGGTGATTGCCATCGACGGGCCCGCGGGCACCGGAAAGTCCACCGTGGCAAGGGGTTTGGCGACAGCGCTGCATGCGCGCTACCTGGACACGGGTGCGATGTACCGGATCGTCACCTTGGGCGTGCTGCGAGCCGGGGTCGACCTCGCCGACGCCGCGGCGATCGGCGCGGTCGCGCAGGACATCGAGCTGGCGGTCGGCAGCGACCCTGCCGAGGACCGCTCCTACCTGTCCGGTGAGGACGTCTCGGCCGAGATCCGCGGGGACGCGGTCACCAAAGCCGTCTCGGCGGTCTCGGCGGTACCCGCGGTGCGCACCCGGCTGGTCGCACTGCAGCGTGAATTGGCCTCGGCGCCGGGCAATGTCGTCGTCGAAGGCCGCGACATCGGCACCGTGGTGCTGCCCGACGCGGACGTCAAGATCTTCCTGACCGCATCGGCGGAGGAGCGCGCACGGCGCCGCAACGACCAGAACGTCGCCGCGGGGCTACCCGGCGACTACGAGGCGGTGCTCGCCGACGTCAAGCGCCGCGACCATCTGGACTCCACGCGCGCGGTGTCGCCGCTGCGTGCCGCCGACGATGCGGTGGTGGTCGACACCAGCGCCATGAACCAGGCCGAGGTCGTCACCTACCTGACCGAGCTCGTCGAGCAGAAAGCGAGTGTGACGCGATGA
- the scpB gene encoding SMC-Scp complex subunit ScpB — protein MTEDISTGTELDDAEPGEVTDAELDDAELDAVLEALLLVVDTPVTVDALCTATEQPPARVTERLRLLAAGLAARDSGIDLREAAGGWRMYTRSKYAPYVEKLLLDGARSKLTRAALETLAVVAYRQPVTRARVSAVRGVNVDAVMRTLMARGLITEAGNDPDSGAVTFATTELFLERLGLTSLTDLPDIAPLLPDVDVIDDISENLSEEPRFMKLNGTSAPQAPAAIDVDQD, from the coding sequence ATGACAGAAGACATCTCGACCGGCACCGAGCTTGACGACGCAGAGCCCGGTGAGGTCACCGACGCCGAGCTGGACGACGCCGAACTGGACGCGGTGCTGGAGGCGTTGCTGCTGGTGGTGGACACCCCGGTCACCGTTGACGCGCTCTGCACCGCCACCGAGCAGCCGCCCGCCCGGGTCACCGAACGGCTGCGGCTTCTCGCGGCCGGGCTGGCCGCCCGCGACAGCGGTATCGACCTGCGCGAGGCCGCAGGCGGCTGGCGGATGTACACCCGCTCCAAGTACGCCCCCTACGTCGAGAAACTGCTCCTCGACGGGGCGCGGTCCAAGCTGACCCGCGCCGCGTTGGAGACCCTCGCGGTGGTGGCCTACCGTCAGCCCGTCACCCGGGCCAGGGTCAGCGCGGTCCGCGGCGTCAACGTCGACGCCGTGATGCGCACACTGATGGCCCGCGGGCTGATCACCGAGGCGGGCAACGACCCCGACTCCGGTGCGGTGACCTTCGCCACCACCGAGCTGTTCCTCGAGCGGCTCGGGCTGACGTCGCTGACCGACCTGCCCGACATCGCACCCCTACTTCCCGACGTCGACGTGATCGACGACATCAGCGAAAACCTCAGTGAGGAGCCACGTTTCATGAAGCTCAACGGCACATCGGCGCCGCAGGCGCCGGCGGCCATCGACGTGGATCAGGACTGA
- a CDS encoding pseudouridine synthase — protein MTENEGIRLQKVLSQAGIASRRVAEKMIRDGRVEVDDQIVTEQGTRVDPTVSVIRVDGARIAVDDTLVHLAINKPRGMHSTMSDDRGRPCVGDLVEHRVRGNKKLFHVGRLDADTEGLLLLTNDGELAHRLMHPSYEVPKAYVATVLGSVPRGLGRKLRDGIELEDGPVRLDDFAVVDTLPGRTLVRVTLHEGRKRIVRRLLAKVGFPVQELVRTDIGPVSLGDQRPGSIRALNQKEIGELYKAVGL, from the coding sequence ATGACCGAAAACGAAGGAATACGGCTGCAGAAGGTGCTGTCGCAGGCGGGCATCGCCTCACGACGGGTCGCCGAGAAGATGATCCGCGACGGCCGGGTGGAGGTCGACGATCAGATCGTCACCGAACAGGGCACCCGGGTGGATCCCACGGTCTCGGTGATCCGGGTCGACGGCGCCCGCATCGCGGTCGACGACACCCTGGTGCACCTGGCGATCAACAAGCCGCGCGGCATGCACTCCACGATGTCCGACGATCGGGGCCGGCCCTGTGTCGGTGACCTGGTCGAGCACCGCGTGCGAGGCAACAAGAAGCTCTTCCACGTCGGTCGCCTGGACGCCGACACCGAAGGTCTGCTGCTGCTGACCAACGACGGGGAACTGGCCCACCGGTTGATGCACCCGTCCTACGAGGTGCCCAAGGCCTACGTCGCCACCGTGCTCGGCTCGGTGCCCCGTGGGCTGGGCCGCAAGCTGCGCGACGGGATCGAACTCGAGGACGGGCCGGTGCGCCTCGACGACTTCGCGGTGGTCGACACCCTGCCCGGCCGGACGCTGGTGCGGGTGACCCTGCACGAGGGCCGCAAGCGCATCGTGCGCAGGCTGCTGGCCAAGGTGGGTTTCCCGGTGCAGGAGCTGGTGCGCACCGACATCGGCCCGGTCAGCCTCGGCGATCAGCGCCCGGGCAGCATCCGGGCGTTGAACCAGAAGGAGATCGGCGAGTTGTACAAGGCGGTCGGGTTGTGA